The Candidatus Sysuiplasma jiujiangense genome includes the window CGTTCCTTCTTATGCAGAGGCAAAACTGAAAGAATCCGAAGCCATACGAAGAATCCATGAGTGGGCCTCCGATGTAAAAGGAGGAAGAGAGTTCTCGAGAAACATCGAGCTGGCAAGAATGTCGTTAAAGCACCTTCCCTTATACATATACGGGAAAGACAGGACGGGAAACGACACGGAGGTCGTCGTCAGCGGAATACCGTCCATACAACCCGGAATCAGGCAAATAGATCCTGCCGGCACCCAGAAGACACAGGTAACTGCAGACACAGACATATCCGATTTCCAGATGCCAAACACTGATCCGCAGGCATACATACAGATACTTTCAGTGGATCCCGGATCGAGGCAACTTCTTTTTTACCCTTTCTGGATTACACAGTACGTCTACCGCGGGAAACTCAACACCATCACGGTTGACGCATACAATGGCAGTGTTTACGGTGATCTGAACGTCGAAGTAGAAAGAAAAAATCCAATTCCGCTTGCAGCTGGGAGTTTTGCAATAATTTTTGCGGAAGGATTCATAGCATTTTTCGGTATCGTTTACGCACTTGCTGCAATAGGCGTGACTGCGGCCGGAATTGCCTTCTACACAAACAGGAGGAAGGAATAGAATGATGTCCAAGAGCGGCTGTGTCGAATGCGGCACACCCATTTACTTTGATGATTTTGATCCGGTTACGACCTGCCCCAATTGCAGCACGGCGTTCAGACTTCCACGTGACAGTTCAGGGTCTTTCATCCTAACATACTCATACAACATCGGCGCAGATGATGCAAGATCCCGTGCGGTGAGCATCATCATGTCCAAATTCTGCCCGAACAGATTCAGAAACACATTTGATATCAGTGAAGTATTTCCCGTCTGTCTTCCGTTATGGGGGATAACAGCCAGAATATCCGGATGGACCTGTTCGGGAAACGGTGAATCGGAAACCGTATTGCCTGTGAACATGACTAAGAAATTCCGACTGCCGGCTTATGAAAATGTGGAGTATATCGGAGAGCCTTCCGATGTAAACGGATCTGAGGCGGTGATATCCCCTGAAAGACACTTTCCCTCCCTTGGCCTGACAATCAGGCCCGAGAATGTCAGGGAGCACACGGAGCAGGTCATGCACAGGGAGCTCTCGGTGCGCCATCCGGAATACACAGACAGCAGGCAACTGAAGGTTTCGATTGTTTCGCAGACAATAATAATGTACCCGGCATGGATAGTGAGATTCCGGACCGGGAGAGGGGAGCATGCACTCACGATAGACGGCATAACCGGAGAGCTGATGAACCAGCCTGATGTTCAGAAGATGAATGAAGGACTCATGCACGAAACTGCCATTGCACTTGCATGCTCAGGTCTCGCTGCTTCCGGTGCAGTGCTCTTCACCGCGACATCATTCCATGGCCCCGGCCTTGGGCTGATGACTTCAGGTATTGCACTTTTTGCGGTTATCAACAGCCTCCGCTACCTGCTCAGGACGCCTCATCACAGCCGTTCCAGGAATACAAGGAGAGTAACGGTATGAATCCCGTCTCGGAACGCTGCCCCAGGTGCGGAAAGAGCACAAAACTCGAAAGGGGCGAGATACTGGCTTACTGTTCCTCATGCAAGAGTCTGCATGAGATAGGGGAAAAATCGGTTGTGGATGTCGAGATAGCCAAGTTTGGCAACGTAACGGAAGGAAAAAGAGTTTACATACCGTTCTGGAGATTTTTCTGCTCTTTCAATCTGGATGACGCTGGGAATGAAGCACATGGCAATCTCAGGAATTTCATAAAGGAGGGCAACGGTGGCAGAATGTTTGTATATGTGCCTTCCGCGGATCTTAATCCTCGCGACCTTATAGAGATGGGAGCGCACATGACTGCATATAACCCTGTTTATTCAACGACCTTTTCATTCAATGACATCGAGCACCTCAGGTGCACAAGGAACAGCAGCGACGCCAGGGGCGACATAGAATATTATTTCCTTGCGGCGGAAACCTCCGAAGGCAGAAAGGAGGACATAAGGAACGGTTTCAGCATAGATAGCACACACGAGAAGATGGTTTTTTTGCCGTTTTATCACAACGGAGATGAATTTATTCCCGCTGTCTGACGTTCAGCGACTCCAGGTATTCAGTGACAACCTTTCCATGATCGAATGCAAGAGGCGGAATGGAAGTGACGGGAAAAAAGGATGCCGAGGATGCATCGTCGCCGGCCCTGATGCTGCCTCCTTTCAGGTCAACAAGATAAACGGCACTGACCATCCTCACGCGCGGATCCCGGTCAGGATTGCTGCATATCGTGAGCAACCTGTTTATTTTCCCTCGGATACCTGTTTCCTCAAAGAGTTCACGCAGAGCGCATTGTTCAAGCGTTTCATGTTCATCCAGTATACCTCCGGGCAGTGCATAAAAGCCCTTGTAAGGGTCGTGGGCCCTTCTGACAAGCAGAATCATGTTGTTGTGAATCAGGAGTGAATCGGCGGCGACGCTAGGGCTCTTCCATCTGTTCACAAGCTGTTCTTCGGAAAGACGGACCTTATTCCTGTATATGGCAGCAGCATTGCTGTATTCCTCCCCCTCCTTTATGACAAGATCGTCGTCGAAATCAATTCCGCTGCTGCCTGTAAGCTTCAAAAAGCGGTCGTTTATCCTCAGAACTGTCCGCCTGAATTCAACCGATCGCCTGTCCCCGGATGAAATAGACTCGTATTCTTCCTGGGTCCAGATGAGCTCTCCGTTGAAGAAAAGGTCAAACCTGGGTCTCAGCGAGTAACGGCTGCTGTTTCTGTACATTTTCATGAGACAGGATGGCGGAAGAGACAAAAATACTTGATTGCGCTGCCGATAAGCATTTGAGCAGATGACGGCCTGGGCAGGATAGAAATGAAACTTCCAAGAGTGATGAATGCAGGCGAAATAATAGATTACCTCTTTTCAGCCGCCTCAAAGGCGCAGGGAAGCGGAACAAATGCGCTTACGAAGATCAGAAAGAGAAATATAAACAAACTGCACACGATCGGCGAACGGGCGGATAGACTGTTCTCCGAATATGTGACAGGCTTCCCTTCATTCGAAGAAAACACTTTCGAGTACGAGTTGGCGGATCTGCTTGTAGGTGTCGGTACACTGAAAAAGGCGATTGCATCCGTGCATGGATGCAAAAATAACGTTGTTACTGTGGTGAACAGGGCCGCCAGGGAAGTGGCAAAATCGTCCACCACCTCTGAAATGAGAAAGGCCAGGGAAGGCGCCTATGGAAGGACCGCTTCCCTGATCAAGGGCGTGGACGAAGATCTCAGTATGCTTGCCACGGCTTCGGCCAGGCTTGCAGAAATACCAGACATTGAGGGGGAAAACATAGTTGTTGTCGCAGGATTCCCCAATGTTGGCAAAAGCAGATTCGTATCATATATCTCTGGCGCCAGGACTAGAGTTGAACCCTATCCATTCACAACAACGGAACTTGTGGTGGGCCACAGGATCGTGGCATACACGGACATAACCTTTGTTGACATACCTGGACTCACAGAACGTGCCTTCGTAACCGGAAACCAGTACGAGAAGAAGGCGCTGCTTGCCATAAAACACAAGGCAAGGCTTATGCTCTATATCATAGATCCCACAGGGAGCTGCGGGTGTAGTTTGAAGGATCAGCATGCTCTTTTCACTGAACTCGAAAAGGCATTTGGGTCCAGGAGAACAATTGTTGCCTACAGCAAGGCTGATCTGGACAGCAACGTCAGTGAGGTGGAAGGCCTTCATTTTTCATCTGTGACGGGTCAAGGGGTGGATGACCTTCTGGAAGCAGTGAGAAGGACGCTTGCCGGCTGAAATTTGATTATCAACTTTAGAAACCTGTTGGGAATACTTTAGTATTATCAGGGGCGGATTACAGAACACAGGCAAAGAAGGTGGTCGTCTGGGCGAAGAGCCAGACTTGAGGAGCGCAGCATTTACACTGAAAAAGGAGGTTGACAGGCTTACTGTAGAGTACGCCAATGCCATCAAGATACTCGAGGAAATAGGTCTTAATGCAGAAAAGGGTGAAAGCTTTTCAACTATACAGGGCGCAATCAAGGTTCTCAGAGTCGAACTTGACCGGGAACTCGATATGAGCGAGATGAACAGATTCAGGAGCGAGGTGGTACTGCTCGATCCGGATGAAGAGATGAGACGCGGGAATGCAGAGACTGCGTCGCCTGAAACTTCGCGCCGGAGGCTGCAGGACAGCAAACAGGATGAAATTCGGGAAACGGAAATGCAGTTTTCGGGCGGCGTGCCGGAGGGTGGGGCCAGCACCGGAAGAATTGGAGTCTCCGGTGTTTCCGGGACGACCGGTCCTTACATGGCATCTCAGACCAGGAGACCTGTGGTAAGGGAGGCCGATACAGACAGAATCCAGATAAGGCTATCTTCAATGAAGATTGAGAAGGTTGCCTCCGGAAAACACGATACTTCAGTGACGCAGGATCCTGCAAACGTTGCCTATGAAGCCGATGAGACAGATGGAGAACTCATAAAATGCAGAAATTGCGGCACGAAGATCAGCAGAAAATCGATTGTCTGCGTCTCCTGCGGTGAGTTCCTGCGCTGAATGGCTGTAACACAGGATTCCGGTAACCGCCAGACGGCCATTAAAGAAAGGATTAATACTCAGTACCCATGCCAATCAGTCTGAGTAACAGTTGCTGGTAAACGATGCCTGAAATTGCCATGAGCACGAGGGTGAGGGAATATTTTGCGCGTCTCGAAGAAGAGGCGAGAAAATGTTACGATATTACGTCGAGGGCACGTATCACTGGTATTGATACCGAGGAGAAAGTGGAAATACCCCTTGCGGAGGATATGGCTGCCCGGGTTGAGGAGCTTCTATCGGATTACAATGTGAAAGGGATTGCAGCAAAAATCAGGAAGCTCGCTGAAAACTACAACAGGGAAGAACTCTCGCTTATAATTGCGAAGGAAATAGCAAACGAGGGATCGGGTACAAAACTCGAACTTCTGGAGCGTGCAGTCAGGGTTGGTCTGGCGATACTCACAGAGGGCATACTCGTGGCACCGCTGGAGGGTATTGCCGGTGTAAAAATATCGGCAGAGGGCGGGACCGGGAGCTACGTGACGCTTTATTTTTCAGGCCCCATACGTTCTGCAGGCGGCACAGGGCAGGCCATGAGCGTGCTTATTGCAGATGTGGTAAGAAGAGAACTGGGCATCGGCAGATATGTTCCAACAGAGGAGGAGGTTGAAAGATTCAAGGAGGAAATTCCGCTATACAAGCAGACCCAGCACCTTCAGTATCTTCCATCGCCTGAAGAGACGGAGATAATAGTAATGAACTGTCCGGTGTGCATAGATGGCGAGGGCACGGAAGACGTGGAGGTTGCGGGTTATCGCGATCTCCCGAGGACAGGCACCAACAGACTCAGGGGCGGCGCGTGCATTGTAATTGCGGACGGTTTGTGCCAGAAAGCATCGAAGATAATGAAGCATGTCGGGAATCTCAAACTGGATGGTTGGAATTTCCTGGAGAAAATAACAGGCAAGGCGACCGACATAGATGACGGGGAGGTCAGGATAGCACCAAACGAGAAGTATGTGAAAGATATGGTGGCGGGAAGACCCATATTCTGCCACCCTTCAAGGATAGGAGGATTCAGGCTCAGATACGGAAGAACACGCACAACCGGGCTAAGCGCTGTTGCAATAAATCCCGCTACAATGTTTGTTCTTGACAGCTTTATAGCCATAGGTACGCAGATCAAGCTGGAAAGACCGGGAAAAGCGGGAGCAGTGACGCCGTGCACCGAGGCGGAGGGACCAATAGTTCTGATGAAAAATGGCGACGTTGTGCAGCTCAACACCACTCATGAAGCCCTGGATTCCCTGAAGGAAGTTAAGGAAATCATAGACATAGGGGAGATAGTCATACCATTTGGCGAATTCCTGGAGAACAACCACCCGCTGGTTCCGGCGGGTTATTCGCTCGAATGGCACAGGGCGCTGCTCAGAAACAGACTCGGGAAGCTGCCGCCGAACTGGAGGGAACAGTCGTGGGAAGAGGCTCTGGCGACCTCCATCGGACACAATGTACCGCTGCATCCTGCTTACAATCTTTTCTGGAGTGACCTGACGATGGAAGAGCTGTTCCGTCTGATTGAATACGTCTCAGGCAGCGGTATATTTCTGAATGATGAGCTGCATCTTCCACTTACCTCCGAAAAATCGCTGCTCGAGAAGCTGGGTGCGCTGCACAGGATTAAGGGAAAAGAGATCATAATAGAAAAATATGCGAAACCCCTGCTCCTGTGCCTCGGCCTTGAACCGGCGGAAGGAACGCTCAGGAGAATCAGACAGCCCGGACTGTTTTCAAATGCAATCGAGACCGTTTCATACCTTGCCGGAATCAGGATTATGCCCAGGGCTATAACGAGAATAGGCTCCAGAATGGCACGGCCCGAAAAAGCTGCTGAAAGAAAAATGAAACCCTCACCTCATGTCCTCTTTCCCCTGGGGCACGAGGGAGGGATGCAGCGGCTGTTCTCGACTGCTGCGCAGAAAGGTGAATTTTCGGTTGAGATGAATCAGAGAATCTGCCCGTCTTGCGGCTCAACGACATTTCTGTCGCTATGCAGGTGCGGGGCGCATACATACTCGAGGGGGAAGTCTGCGACTTTCAGAGTCAACATACGGTCAGTGCTGGAAGATGCCGCGGGCAGAATTGGAGAGAGCCGATACAGCGATATGAAAGGCGTACAGGGGCTGATTTCAGCGGCCAGAACGCCGGAACCTGTGGAGAAGGGCATTCTCAGGGCGAAGCACGGCGTAAACGTTTTCAGGGACGGCACTGTCCGGTTCGACATGACGGATGTTCCGCTGACCCATTTCAGACCCGCTGAGATTGGGCTTAGTGTCGAGCGTGCGAAGAAGCTTGGGTACACAATGGATGCAGAAGGCAGGGAACTGGCATCTTCCAACCAGCTATGCGAGCTGATGGTGCAGGACATAGTGCCTTCAGTAAAATTTGCAGACTACATGAAAAGAGTGGCTGACTTTGTAGATGATGAACTTGTCAGGCTCTATGGCCAGCAGCCATACTACAAGCTGAACAGCAAATGGGATCTGATAGGGCAGCTCGCGGTTGGACTGGCACCGCATACTTCCGGCGGAATATTGTGCAGAATAATTGGTTTTACAGAAACAAACGCCGGCTATGGCCATCCATTTTTCCATGCTGCAAAGAGGAGAAATGCCGACGGGGATGAAGACTCGGTGATTCTGCTGATGGACGCGATTCTCAACTTCTCAAGATCGTATCTTCCCGAAACACGGGGAGGGCTCATGGATGCACCGCTCGTCCTTTCATTGAGGATAGATCCGAATGAAATAGACAAGGAGGCGCACAATATCGACTTGCTGAAAGAATACCCTCTTGAATTTTTTGAGGCAACCGAGCGCTTCGCCAGGCCAAAGGAGGTGGAGGCCATCATGGACACTGTGGGCCCCAGGATATTCAGCGAAAGACAGTACGAGGGATTCGGCTTTACCAACGACACCGCCGACATATCGGAAGGACCCAGGGGATCCGTATACAGTACCCTGGAAACAATGGAAGATAAATTATGGGCACAGCTTGAACTTGCAAGAAAAATCAGGGCCGTTGATGCCGGGGATGTTGCCTACAGGGTGATAACAAAGCATTTCCTTCCCGACATGATAGGGAATCTGAAAAGTTTTTCAGCTCAGGAGCTCAGATGCACCAAATGCGGATCGAAATACAGGAGGATGCCACTCAGGGGAAAATGCTATTGCGGCCACGAACTGACACTGACTGTCCATGAGGCCAGTGTCAAAAAGTATCTGGAACTCACGAAGGAGATTGTGAGGAGGTTCGATCTTCCCCAATACACAATCCAGAGGATCGAGCTCATTGAGAGTTCGATGAAGAGCCTGTTTGAAAGCGACAGCGTCAGGACACTGAAGCTGACTGAGTTCGAACAGACGGCAGATTGACATCAGCCGTCGGGAATCCGGCTACCTGCGTGATTGAGATGCGACCGGAAATAGTGACTTTTGACATCGACGGTACTCTGACAGTCGGTCATGGATGGTATTACATTGCGGAAATGCTTGGGAAAAAGGATGATTACCTCCGTTCAACGCGCCTTTACAGGAGCGGAAGGATAGATGAAAGGGAACAC containing:
- a CDS encoding NUDIX hydrolase, which codes for MYRNSSRYSLRPRFDLFFNGELIWTQEEYESISSGDRRSVEFRRTVLRINDRFLKLTGSSGIDFDDDLVIKEGEEYSNAAAIYRNKVRLSEEQLVNRWKSPSVAADSLLIHNNMILLVRRAHDPYKGFYALPGGILDEHETLEQCALRELFEETGIRGKINRLLTICSNPDRDPRVRMVSAVYLVDLKGGSIRAGDDASSASFFPVTSIPPLAFDHGKVVTEYLESLNVRQRE
- a CDS encoding 50S ribosome-binding GTPase, giving the protein MKLPRVMNAGEIIDYLFSAASKAQGSGTNALTKIRKRNINKLHTIGERADRLFSEYVTGFPSFEENTFEYELADLLVGVGTLKKAIASVHGCKNNVVTVVNRAAREVAKSSTTSEMRKAREGAYGRTASLIKGVDEDLSMLATASARLAEIPDIEGENIVVVAGFPNVGKSRFVSYISGARTRVEPYPFTTTELVVGHRIVAYTDITFVDIPGLTERAFVTGNQYEKKALLAIKHKARLMLYIIDPTGSCGCSLKDQHALFTELEKAFGSRRTIVAYSKADLDSNVSEVEGLHFSSVTGQGVDDLLEAVRRTLAG
- a CDS encoding DNA polymerase II large subunit, whose protein sequence is MPEIAMSTRVREYFARLEEEARKCYDITSRARITGIDTEEKVEIPLAEDMAARVEELLSDYNVKGIAAKIRKLAENYNREELSLIIAKEIANEGSGTKLELLERAVRVGLAILTEGILVAPLEGIAGVKISAEGGTGSYVTLYFSGPIRSAGGTGQAMSVLIADVVRRELGIGRYVPTEEEVERFKEEIPLYKQTQHLQYLPSPEETEIIVMNCPVCIDGEGTEDVEVAGYRDLPRTGTNRLRGGACIVIADGLCQKASKIMKHVGNLKLDGWNFLEKITGKATDIDDGEVRIAPNEKYVKDMVAGRPIFCHPSRIGGFRLRYGRTRTTGLSAVAINPATMFVLDSFIAIGTQIKLERPGKAGAVTPCTEAEGPIVLMKNGDVVQLNTTHEALDSLKEVKEIIDIGEIVIPFGEFLENNHPLVPAGYSLEWHRALLRNRLGKLPPNWREQSWEEALATSIGHNVPLHPAYNLFWSDLTMEELFRLIEYVSGSGIFLNDELHLPLTSEKSLLEKLGALHRIKGKEIIIEKYAKPLLLCLGLEPAEGTLRRIRQPGLFSNAIETVSYLAGIRIMPRAITRIGSRMARPEKAAERKMKPSPHVLFPLGHEGGMQRLFSTAAQKGEFSVEMNQRICPSCGSTTFLSLCRCGAHTYSRGKSATFRVNIRSVLEDAAGRIGESRYSDMKGVQGLISAARTPEPVEKGILRAKHGVNVFRDGTVRFDMTDVPLTHFRPAEIGLSVERAKKLGYTMDAEGRELASSNQLCELMVQDIVPSVKFADYMKRVADFVDDELVRLYGQQPYYKLNSKWDLIGQLAVGLAPHTSGGILCRIIGFTETNAGYGHPFFHAAKRRNADGDEDSVILLMDAILNFSRSYLPETRGGLMDAPLVLSLRIDPNEIDKEAHNIDLLKEYPLEFFEATERFARPKEVEAIMDTVGPRIFSERQYEGFGFTNDTADISEGPRGSVYSTLETMEDKLWAQLELARKIRAVDAGDVAYRVITKHFLPDMIGNLKSFSAQELRCTKCGSKYRRMPLRGKCYCGHELTLTVHEASVKKYLELTKEIVRRFDLPQYTIQRIELIESSMKSLFESDSVRTLKLTEFEQTAD